A single region of the Lathamus discolor isolate bLatDis1 unplaced genomic scaffold, bLatDis1.hap1 Scaffold_59, whole genome shotgun sequence genome encodes:
- the RCE1 gene encoding CAAX prenyl protease 2 — MALSQPAGASSWAAAAPARTGPGPGPGPGAAPAPAAGPGPCWAAVLACLSLACSYVGSLYVWGSPLPRDHPSVIKRRFTSVLVVSGLSPAFVWLWKELTGVKLDTPLPALLGLRLEGLVPATLLPLLLTMILFLGPLIQLSMDCPWRWLDGIRVAFDPRFWVLCLGDVRWLRNQVVAPLTEELVFRACMLPMLVPCTGPGPAVLACPLFFGVAHFHHVIEQLRFRQGSVSSIFMSAAFQFSYTAVFGAYTAFLFLRTGHLAGPVLCHSFCNSMGFPAVGAALEHPRRRALLPCYLLGVLLFLLLLHPLTEPTFFGGTPACAPRPGGPPACS; from the exons ATGGCGCTGTCGCAGCCCGCGGGCGCCTCGTCCTGGGCCGCGGCCGCGCCGGCTCGAACCGGGCCGGGCCCCGGTCCCGGCCCCGGCGCGGCTCCGgcccccgccgccggccccgggCCGTGCTGGGCCGCGGTGCTCGCCTGCCTCAGCCTGGCCTGCTCCTACGTGGGCAGCCTCTACGTGTGGGGCAGCCCCCTGCCGCG GGACCATCCGTCTGTCATCAAGCGGCGCTTCACCAGCGTCCTGGTGGTGTCGGGGCTCTCGCCGGCCTTTGTGTGGCTCTGGAAGGAGCTGACGGGCGTCAAG CTCGACACCCccctgccagcactgctggggctgcGCCTGGAGGGACTGGTGCCGGCCacgctgctgccactgctgctcacTATG ATCCTTTTCCTGGGACCCCTCATCCAGCTCTCCATGGACTGTCCCTGGCGCTGGCTCGATGGCATCAGAGTGGCTTTTG ACCCCCGGTTCTGGGTGCTGTGCCTGGGGGACGTGCGCTGGCTACGGAACCAGGTGGTGGCCCCGCTGACGGAGGAGCTGGTGTTCCGTGCCTGCATGCTGCCCATGCTGGTGCCCTGCACCGGGCCCGGCCCTGCCGTCCTCGCCTGCCCCCTCTTCTTCGGTGTGG CCCATTTCCACCACGTCATTGAGCAGCTCCGGTTCCGACAGGGCTCTGTCAGCAGCATCTTTATGTCAGCAG CTTTCCAGTTCTCCTACACCGCCGTCTTCGGCGCCTACACggccttcctcttcctcaggaCAG GTCACCTGGCGGGCCCGGTGCTGTGTCATTCCTTCTGCAACTCCATGGGCTTCCCAGCGGTGGGGGCGGCACTGGAGCACCCCCGGCGCCGGGCGCTGCTGCCCTGTTACCTGCTGGGGGTCctgctcttccttctgctcctgCACCCCCTCACCGAGCCCACCTTCTTCGGGGGGACCCCGGCCTGTGCCCCCCGCCCTGGGGGcccccctgcctgctcctga
- the TOP6BL gene encoding type 2 DNA topoisomerase 6 subunit B-like isoform X1, with product MASTPKPFWEVGPPPRPPPVQLHPHRGGSSLCPPHPAAALGVPGVPHVPAPCCGRILRRARLCLAFQLCAPPDCVWLRQFLHKASVVHPEVEFHLCVSMNGAVASHSYGRESAWTLEGVRLRVQSWHFVLSRPAAAGGAPPCSRIHPTLGPPIRLRVPPPAVAAGLGGELSLVPVAALCPCLRRAPNRPSCLNTIALFLYDPAGLPAAVPRFFQDPSWMADWEQFGFTAAPHAQTEGEEELVAPDATYTVQQGADGPDGDQHPQSLLLFLFLQHEDPFQAYDASTRLVLLQHLEQTLWSSRPALARGLRTLVHPVLGELRQRHEAQQRLARSLSVALDAVMAVVTGSTSTRFRRGCLRSMQVEDTPALVAAARQSLAEVTHRRLLPIGSCETPRDPRGGSPLEHPRVRSEQMEEEEEEGNEEGSQSSQGQVLLQEMARWMS from the exons ATGGCATCGACACCGAAGCCCTTTTGGGAGGTAGGaccccccccgcgcccccccccAGTGCAGCTCCACCCCCATCGGGGGGGGTCCTCACTGTGCCCCCCCCATCCCGCAGCCGCTCTGGGGGTGCCGGGGGTGCCCCATGTCCCTGCTCCGTGCTGCGGCCGCATCCTGCGCCGGGCCCGCCTGTGCCTGGCCTTTCAG ctctgcGCCCCCCCCGACTGTGTGTGGCTGCGGCAGTTCCTGCACAAGGCCAGCGTGGTGCACCCCGAG GTGGAGTTTCACTTGTGTGTCAGCATGAATGGAGCCGTGGCCTCGCACAGCTATGG gagggagagTGCCTGGACGCTGGAGGGAGTGAGGCTGCGGGTCCAGAGCTGGCACTTCGTGCt ctccaggcCGGCAGCCGCTGGGGGTGCCCCCCCCTGCAGCAGGATCCACCCCACACTGGGCCCCCCCATCCGCCTGCGGGTGCCCCCCCCCGCGGTGGCCGCAGGACTTGGGGGGGAGCTGAGCCTGGTCCCTGTGGCTGCCTTGTGCCCCTGCCTGCGCCGGGCCCCCAACCGGCCCTCCTGCCTCAACACCATTGCC TTGTTCCTGTACGACCCCGCGGGGCTCCCGGCCGCAGTGCCCCGGTTCTTCCAGGATCCCTCTTGGATGGCGGATTGGGAGCAATTCGGCTTTACCGCGGCCCCCCATGCCCAGACAGAGGGGGAGGAAG agctggtggcCCCCGATGCCACCTACACGGTGCAGCAGGGAGCGGATGGCCCCGATGgggaccagcacccccagagcctcctgctcttcctcttcctccagcacGAGGACCCCTTCCAGGCGTATGATGCCA GCACCcgcctggtgctgctgcagcacctggaGCAGACGCTATGGAGCAGCCGCCCGGCGCTGGCCCGTGGGCTCCGGACCCTCGTCCACCCCGTACTGGGGGAGCTGCGCCAGCGGCACGAG GCCCAGCAGCGCCTGGCACGGTCCCTTTCTGTCGCGCTGGACGCGGTGATGGCTGTGGTGACCGGGAGCACCAGCACCCGGTTCCGCCGGGGCTGCCTGCGCTCCATGCAG GTTGAGGACACCCCAGCTTTGGTGGCGGCCGCTCGTCAGAGCTTGGCTGAGGTCACCCACAGGCGGCTGCTGCCCATCGGCTCCTGCGAGACCCCCAGGGACCCCCGGGGGG GGTCCCCATTGGAGCATCCCCGTGTGCGGAGCGAAcaaatggaggaggaggaagaggaggggaatgAGGAGGGTTCCCAGAGCAGCCAGGGGCAG GTGTTGCTTCAGGAGATGGCCCGATGGATGTCCTaa
- the TOP6BL gene encoding type 2 DNA topoisomerase 6 subunit B-like isoform X2, whose translation MASTPKPFWEVGPPPRPPPVQLHPHRGGSSLCPPHPAAALGVPGVPHVPAPCCGRILRRARLCLAFQLCAPPDCVWLRQFLHKASVVHPEVEFHLCVSMNGAVASHSYGRESAWTLEGVRLRVQSWHFVLSRPAAAGGAPPCSRIHPTLGPPIRLRVPPPAVAAGLGGELSLVPVAALCPCLRRAPNRPSCLNTIALFLYDPAGLPAAVPRFFQDPSWMADWEQFGFTAAPHAQTEGEEELVAPDATYTVQQGADGPDGDQHPQSLLLFLFLQHEDPFQAYDASTRLVLLQHLEQTLWSSRPALARGLRTLVHPVLGELRQRHEAQQRLARSLSVALDAVMAVVTGSTSTRFRRGCLRSMQVEDTPALVAAARQSLAEVTHRRLLPIGSCETPRDPRGASPCAERTNGGGGRGGE comes from the exons ATGGCATCGACACCGAAGCCCTTTTGGGAGGTAGGaccccccccgcgcccccccccAGTGCAGCTCCACCCCCATCGGGGGGGGTCCTCACTGTGCCCCCCCCATCCCGCAGCCGCTCTGGGGGTGCCGGGGGTGCCCCATGTCCCTGCTCCGTGCTGCGGCCGCATCCTGCGCCGGGCCCGCCTGTGCCTGGCCTTTCAG ctctgcGCCCCCCCCGACTGTGTGTGGCTGCGGCAGTTCCTGCACAAGGCCAGCGTGGTGCACCCCGAG GTGGAGTTTCACTTGTGTGTCAGCATGAATGGAGCCGTGGCCTCGCACAGCTATGG gagggagagTGCCTGGACGCTGGAGGGAGTGAGGCTGCGGGTCCAGAGCTGGCACTTCGTGCt ctccaggcCGGCAGCCGCTGGGGGTGCCCCCCCCTGCAGCAGGATCCACCCCACACTGGGCCCCCCCATCCGCCTGCGGGTGCCCCCCCCCGCGGTGGCCGCAGGACTTGGGGGGGAGCTGAGCCTGGTCCCTGTGGCTGCCTTGTGCCCCTGCCTGCGCCGGGCCCCCAACCGGCCCTCCTGCCTCAACACCATTGCC TTGTTCCTGTACGACCCCGCGGGGCTCCCGGCCGCAGTGCCCCGGTTCTTCCAGGATCCCTCTTGGATGGCGGATTGGGAGCAATTCGGCTTTACCGCGGCCCCCCATGCCCAGACAGAGGGGGAGGAAG agctggtggcCCCCGATGCCACCTACACGGTGCAGCAGGGAGCGGATGGCCCCGATGgggaccagcacccccagagcctcctgctcttcctcttcctccagcacGAGGACCCCTTCCAGGCGTATGATGCCA GCACCcgcctggtgctgctgcagcacctggaGCAGACGCTATGGAGCAGCCGCCCGGCGCTGGCCCGTGGGCTCCGGACCCTCGTCCACCCCGTACTGGGGGAGCTGCGCCAGCGGCACGAG GCCCAGCAGCGCCTGGCACGGTCCCTTTCTGTCGCGCTGGACGCGGTGATGGCTGTGGTGACCGGGAGCACCAGCACCCGGTTCCGCCGGGGCTGCCTGCGCTCCATGCAG GTTGAGGACACCCCAGCTTTGGTGGCGGCCGCTCGTCAGAGCTTGGCTGAGGTCACCCACAGGCGGCTGCTGCCCATCGGCTCCTGCGAGACCCCCAGGGACCCCCGGGGGG CATCCCCGTGTGCGGAGCGAAcaaatggaggaggaggaagaggaggggaatgA